From Aegilops tauschii subsp. strangulata cultivar AL8/78 chromosome 5, Aet v6.0, whole genome shotgun sequence:
TGCCTCCTCAACAACGGCCATTCCATCCCGCAGAACGGCAACGTCTCCTTCGTCTACGCCAACTACCGGCGCAACAACCTCTACGTCCGATCGGCCAGATGCAATTGATCCATGTTTTATTTTCTTGGTGCATGCCTGTGTAAAAACCGGCCATATTTTTTGAGATAGTTATAGTTCTGTTAGATGTGTTCGAAGACATGTGATACATCTGTACTTGCGCACCGTGGTTTATTGCATGAACATCCCTATTTTTAACTCTCGTCGTAGTGACTCATCACCGGCCGGGTTTATTGAAGGGTTTCTATAAGCATCATAAATAGGCGTGGCCGTGTGCTTTGCATAATCTTTAGTTGGCCATCCCTGTTAGACACAGCAACTATCGAAGTCGTAGCATCAATATAGCCAATTGCAACTGCCAAGATTCGATGAGAGCCAACATATCTGATACACAAACTCTCAAAGCCCTttggcggcggcggatcggaCGTCGACCAGGTAGGatccaccaccttgtcgatgccgCCAGAAAAATAAAATCTTAGAAAAAATAAAACGGACGAGTCCCCACTCGTCTTGTCACTGACGAGGCCGTCGGACGTGGAAGAGGAGGGGGGCGAGGGGCAAGGAAACGACATGAAGGAGACTTTGGTGGCGGCGGCTACGGTTGAGAACATGAGTGCCAACTGGTTGCACACCTCTCCTTTATTTAGGAGAGAAGGAGAAGCTATCTCTATATGACGATTGGTCTGACATTCTTCATGCCGCGTGTAACTACACTTGCACGTCCATTCGGCCAGAGGCGTAATTGCAGTTGCACGCCCACTTACATGTGTGCAACTGTGGCTGCACGCTTGTTTGCAACACATGTTAATTGGTCGCGCGTAAATGCAGTCGCACGCCCACCGGCTGTGTGCAACTGCATGTCCACCAACCACGTGCAACCACATTTGCAGGTCAGCTCGCCGGCCGGTGTGTAATTGATGTTGTACGCTTGCCGGATGTGCCCAACTACATGTTtacttttttttttgcggggaactACATGTTTACTTGTTGTGCACAACTACAGTTGCATGTCCATGCACCCTGTGCGCTGTATATCTACCAACCGCTCACAACTAGATTTACGTGTTTTGTAGAAAAACAAAAACAGTAAAAGGTGAGGAAACAACAATAATAAGAGGGAAAGTGAAAAAGAAGGAAaacaaaaaagcaaaaaaataataaTCTATGTTGATGTAAGCTGGATGAAATGTACTAGTTATTAATATAAAAATAAGATGACATGCGCAGGCCACTTTGCCAGTTGGAATATCAACTTAAACAACCCCCTTCCATTTGCTTAAGCAGCTGGAGTACTAAGTTTAGTGAAATCATTATTTGTCCATTGCTGAACATAGCTTCTTTGTTTGCACTTGCACCAATAAGTGAAGGACTTGTTGCGACCCATTCATGTATCATTGACATTGAGATTGATGGAGAGGGTCAAAATAAAATATCGGGACATCGATGTCTCGACTTAGTAACGAAGAGGGTATATACCTGTTGAATAGAAGTTAGTATTAACACGTTATGTTTCTTTTTCAGTATATTTGTTTTCACGATCAACAAGGTGATCCACAGCTGCAAGGTAAGGTCCAAGCCCAAGCATCCGTTGACGCCGAATTACTTGCAATTATCTAGTCTACTACTTGTTGGGTTGGATGTATGCAGTATGCTGTAAAGTTAGTTGTTAGGCTCAAAGACCAGCATCTAAAACACCGACCACTTGCTAATTAAGCGGTGCGCCATGGAGATTTTCTTAAGTTTGTGCTTAGTTACCGTAGCCACGGTGCTAGTTCTTTGGTTTCTTAGTTCTTCCGACGACAAAACCAAGACCAAGAAGAGGTTGCCTCCCGGACCATGGACCCTTCCGATCATCGGCAGCCTCCACCACCTCGTCGGCCAGCTCCCGCACCGAGCCCTGGCGGAGCTGTCTCGCCGGCACGGCCCGCTCATGTACCTCAAGTTCGGTGAGGTCCCCACCGTGGTGGTCTCCAGcgccgaggcggcggcgctggtcATGAAGACCAACGACCCTACCTTCGCGGACCGGGGAAGCGGCGTCGCGCTGGACATCGCCGGCTGCGGCGGGAAGGGGATCATGCTGGCTCCCTACAGCGACCGTTGGCGGCAGATGCGGAAGGTCTGCATCGTGGAGCTTCTCAGCGCCGCCCAGGTGAGGCGCATGGCGTCCATCagggtggaggaggtggccggcctcGTCCGCTCCCTGGCCGCCTCGCCCGCTGGTAGCACCGTCAACCTCAGCGAGAAGTTGCCGGTGCTGGCGAACGACATCGTCGCGAGGGCCGCGTTCGGCGGGAAGTGCGCGCACCAGGGCGAGTATCTCCGTGAGCTCGACGACGTGATGACGCTGCTGGGGGGCTTCATCCTCGCTGACCTCTTCCCGTCGTCAAAGCTGGTGCGGTGGCTGGGCACCGGCGAGCGCCGCCTTAGGAGGAGCTGTGGCCGGATCCAGCGCATCATCGGCAACATCATCGACGACCGCAGGGCGAGGCGTGCAGCCGACGGTCCCCGCAGCACCGATGACGAGGACCTGCTAGACGTGCTGCTCAGGTTGCAGGAAGAGGACTCGTTGACATTCCCTTTAACCGCCGAAATAATTGGCGTGGTCATCTTTGTGAGTACTGTTATTCCATTCCTCGTCTCTTAATTTATGCTGTCCTATACTCTTATGCCATGAAACCAGGAATACCAGGCGTGGTTATTGcctaactactccctccgtcccatgaTATAAACACGTTTTTAACAATACACTCATgttaaaaacgctcttatattataaAACAGAGAAAATAATATTTACTATTGTTTCTTTTTGTATTCCATATGTAGGACATGTTTGCAGCTGCTAGTGAGACCACATGAACGACGTTGGAGTGGGCAATGTCGGAGCTCTTGAACAACCCCAAAGTCATGGCAAAGGCACAACAAGAGGTCCAGGAAGTGCTAGGTCCAGAACGAGCAGCCATCACAAACTCCGGCCTTGGTGCACTCCACTACCTTCGGATGGTCATCATGGAGACCCTGAGGTTGCATCCTGCGGGTGTTATCATCCTCCGAGGGGCCAGAGAGGATTGTGAAATATTAGGTTATGCCATTCCTAAAGGCACCAAGGTGCACATTAACGTCTTCACAATATCGAGGGATTCTAGATATTGGGAAGACCCTGAAGCATTTAAGCCAGAGAGGTTTGAGAACAACGACATAGATTATAAGGGCACACACTTTGATTTCATCCCCTTTGGGGCTGGGAGACGGCAGTGCCCAGGAATTCTGTTTGGTATGTCAACTCTGGAGCTAACACTCGCGAACCTTCTCTACCACTTTGACTGGATGCTCCCTGATGCGGCGATCACAAAGCCGATGGACATGTCCGAAAAGTTTGGACTCACTGTATCTAGGAGGTCTGACCTGCTGCTTAGGGCTATTCCGCGTGTAAGATCCAAAGCTGCATAGATTTGGACCTTGTTAAGTATGTCAACATATCTACACCTCCCTTTTACACCGACATCATCGTCTATATACAAATAAGCTTAACGAAAATTACGGTTTTTTCTATCATTGCTCATAGAGTACTCTTCTTCACATATGCTCAAAAGCTGCGTAGATTGGGATTGTGTTAAGTGTGGCAACATATCTACACTTCCCTTTTAACATACACCGACATCACCTGTTGTATACATATAAGCTTAACAAAACATTATGGTTTCACAATGttgaacatgtatttgaaaaataagTTCATGACACTTAGAAAAATATTCTCATGCTCATGATGTTTTTGAAAAGGTTCAACGTGTGTATAAAAGATGTTCAGTGTGTATTTGACAAATATGTTCATGATATTTATAAAAATATTCGCATGGTCGTGATATTTTTGAAAAACATTCAACATGTGTTCGGAAATGTTCAACGCGATTTTTTTTAAAATGACATGTATCTAAAAAATGTTTTACATGTATCTGAATATTGTTTGAcgtgtatttgaaaaaaaattaacgTGCATTTCAAAGAATAAAAAAGCAAAAATTAACAACAAAACGAAAAAAGAAAAGTAATTAGAGAACCAAAAAGAAAACCATTGAAAAACAATACATATAGAAAATCGGGCGGAACCTTTACAAACTCGGTGGAAGGTTCCTAAATTCGGTCCATACCGGTTGGCCGACCAGTAAGGAAGAGGTTGTAGGCAAGGCTTCCTTCGGTTGCAAATAAACAATACACAGCTCTGATGCAAAAAACAAATTTGGTTGTCTTAAAAAATCCTCTTCCGAAATTATTTTGAAAATGAAAAACATATTCAACATGAAAAattgttcaaaaaatgaaataatGTTCTAGAACTTTCAAATTGTTCACAAAAAAATTGTTCTTTAATTTTAAAATTGTTCATTAAAATACAAAAAAGACAATTCCAAAAACCTTTACgaaaaaaatattcaaaaaatatgaaataaaaaTTGTTCTCAAATTAAAAAAATCTAAATTTCAACAAGGAAATCTTGAATTCAACAAATGTTCTCAAACCCAAAAACAAACAGTGTGTTGATTGTTGGAAAAATAAAACATTTTttcagaaattcaaaaaaattctgaaattccgAATATTTTTATAAAAATATGAAATTTTTCTGAAAGATCGTTATTTTGGAAGAAAGAACATTCTTTTCAAAACGTGAAGTCATTTTAAAAAAGCAACTTTCTGAAAAAGGAACAAAAATTTGAAATGTTTAgagttttcaagttttttttAAATTATGATAATTCTTCAAAATTCTGCACATTTTTCAAAGAGGAATTAATTTGGAAATATGCACAaagttttgattttttttggaaaagacGAGCATATTTTGGAAAAATGTTAACAATTTTTTAATTTATATTTATTAAAATTTAAAACTATGGAAAATAAAAAATAGGGGAAAAAGTGAAAGGTAAACTAAAAATTTATAAAAAGCTTAAAAACGTTTTGGTTCCACAGACCGGAAAAGCCGAAAGGAACCAGTTAGAAGGTTCAAAAAACCAAAACGAATGAGAAAAgctaaatgggccggcccagtgcgCTTGACCTTATGCGTTTGGTCGATGGGACGACGCGTCGAGCGCCTTATAGAGATTTCCCCACAAACACGCCTGCGGGCTGCGGTGGCTCGAGGAACATGATAAGGGGCTGATCACAGTATAGCCCATTAGTGTGTATATTTTTGTCTTCAATAAAAGAGGCAACCTGAAAAACATTTAAAAGCTTTGAGTATCAGTTTAAATCATGGATATAATTTATATACAAGATGTAAAAGTTATGTATCTGAAAACAATTTTGATTATATTTGGAAGCAAATCTAACCCTCTAGTACTTACAAAACATTCACTACATACAGAAAAATCTATATATGTCAAACAAGTTCATCCCTTTGAGAATAGGTTTTCAAGTGTGTTAGAATATATGTTTGTGCAATTTTAAAAAGCATTTATACAAACTATTATAAATGGAAACAAAAAATTGCCAAATAAAAAGGTAAATAGACACACAAAAAAACAAAAGGACACAGGGAAGAAAAGGAGAAAAAAAACAAGTCACACCTACTTTCTGACCCATCGATGGAGCGGTTCAGGTGCGCCATATAGAATTTTCCGACTCGAATTTTCCGACTCAGACCACCCCGGCTAGACAAGGTTAACAAATCTACTTTCAAACACGCAAGCAAGGAACCTCTCAAATCTCTACTACCTCAATTTTTATACCAAATTTCCATCTTACGTCAAATGTTTCTTCCTACCTCTTCGTCTGCACTCTTTTAGGTTCCACCTCCCTCTCATGTATGTTTTTATTCCCATACCGATGAGCCTCCCACCTTCGATTTTTCTACCAAGATTTGATCTCGTTCCAGTACACCCACCTTCCTCTCTTCCAGACTCCTCTCCTAGCTCTAACCCTAACACCAAATGCACCCGAGCGCCGCCCTCCATCGTAACTGCAACTTTTATTCTTCCATGGCCATCGAGACAACCCGTTGCCTCACAATCTCCTCTGCTTCACTTTTCGCGTTGCCGATGCTACCTGCACTAGAGCCTACACCGCCACCTACAACTACCACCAATATAGACGCCATGACCGTCACCATGCACACAACCTCGAAAATGGCACCATCCTACACCGATCCCAGCAGTCAGGCGCTACACACGAATGCCTCAGTGGTATCCACATCACCATCAACCACCAACACCAGGCTTGTGCCTTCCACTTCACCAACACTCGTCTGCAATATGTTTGTTGCAGCTTCAGTAATATGTTAGTTGCACATTCCACACTTGTGTGCAACTTCAATAGTAACAAATGTGCAACTCATATTTTTGATTTCTTATAAACCCCCCTTTCCTTTCCAAGTGTCTATTTTGTTGGATATATTGCATATTCTTAAGATTTATCGCCATAGTTTTGTTTGTCCTTTTATTCTATGTTTTTTATTGGTATTTCTTGCAATTGTTGTGGTTAATGTGGGCTTTTTCTAAGGATCCCAAAAATGTTTATGTGGCATCAGAACTTCCATTTTTTTCGCATCAGAATTTCcatttttattttatattttttgacCAACTTTTATTTTATACATGTTTCGAAGACAATGATTGCATAAAAAATACTATATGCTCAGTTGGCATGTACGAACTATGGTAAGTTACACATTTCTTAAGATTACGATTACTCATAATATTAAGTGTTTTTGTTCATTCTTGCTTCCTTTTATCTTCTGTTGGTATTACTCTCACTGGTTGATGTAGATTTTTTTAAAGCATCTGAGCCATGACTTCAGATCTTCAATTTCTGTAGGAAATGTTAGCAAAATGGATAGTAAATTGGCTAAAGGGGAGCATAGCATATCTCCTATGTTTATCTTCAGTGCTAAGAAATCGTCCTAGCATTTGTGTACCCATCTACTATTTCCTAGTGCTGATACAGTTAAATTGTTCTCTTATGTCCCGGCCAAAAATTTGTTTGTTCTCTTGTGTACAATTTAGGCTAGTTAAAATTGATCAAGATAACATCATGTCCCCCGACCGGGCGTTTATATATAAAAATATAGTTAAAATTGATCAAGATAACATCATGTCCCCTGACCAGGCGTTTTCGGTTTTCATCGATCACCAGGAAGCTTTGACAAATGCTTGCGAGATGTCCATTTTTGTTATAACATAAATTAATCATTGAACCATTCCACTCATTTTCAAGATCACCACCGGTATTATTAATTGTTATGTACATCAATGAAAGAATAGAAATAGAAGAAGAATAATGTCGTCCAATGTTACACTGCCACCGCGTGATAATAGACACACACAAAACTATACTAAACAAAAACAATGATGCTGTTGCAGCGAC
This genomic window contains:
- the LOC109780947 gene encoding desmethyl-deoxy-podophyllotoxin synthase-like, with the protein product MEIFLSLCLVTVATVLVLWFLSSSDDKTKTKKRLPPGPWTLPIIGSLHHLVGQLPHRALAELSRRHGPLMYLKFGEVPTVVVSSAEAAALVMKTNDPTFADRGSGVALDIAGCGGKGIMLAPYSDRWRQMRKVCIVELLSAAQVRRMASIRVEEVAGLVRSLAASPAGSTVNLSEKLPVLANDIVARAAFGGKCAHQGEYLRELDDVMTLLGGFILADLFPSSKLVRWLGTGERRLRRSCGRIQRIIGNIIDDRRARRAADGPRSTDDEDLLDVLLRLQEEDSLTFPLTAEIIGVVIFDMFAAASETT
- the LOC141020554 gene encoding ent-isokaurene C2/C3-hydroxylase-like, with amino-acid sequence MSELLNNPKVMAKAQQEVQEVLGPERAAITNSGLGALHYLRMVIMETLRLHPAGVIILRGAREDCEILGYAIPKGTKVHINVFTISRDSRYWEDPEAFKPERFENNDIDYKGTHFDFIPFGAGRRQCPGILFGMSTLELTLANLLYHFDWMLPDAAITKPMDMSEKFGLTVSRRSDLLLRAIPRVRSKAA